A window from Triticum aestivum cultivar Chinese Spring chromosome 6D, IWGSC CS RefSeq v2.1, whole genome shotgun sequence encodes these proteins:
- the LOC123140985 gene encoding protein NUCLEAR FUSION DEFECTIVE 6, mitochondrial-like: MAAAARSLLRSSVYILHATPATPSSLSLGVRPSVRHALAAPLRIVRLPVEASVCLESLLPLHSATGAARIKSKLDAGPGQGLGWLIEDN, encoded by the exons ATGGCTGCCGCTGCCAGGTCGCTCCTCCGCTCCTCCGTTTACATTCTCCACGCTACTCCAGCGACACCGTCATCCCTCAGCCTAGGTGTGCGTCCTTCCGTCCGCCACGCGTTGGCTGCGCCCCTTCGCATCGTAAG GTTGCCCGTGGAGGCGAGCGTCTGCCTCGAGTCGCTGCTGCCGCTGCACAGCGCCACCGGCGCCgcgaggatcaagtccaagctcgacGCCGGGCCCGGCCAGGGCCTCGGCTGGCTCATTGAAGATAATTGA